The DNA window tgagGCATTTTCACTAGAAGAAATATAAAACACAAAAATTGAGAAGAAATATAAAACACAAAAATTGAGAAATGTTACCTATTATTGTTCTGCAAATTACTGATTTGTGCACGGAGCTTTGAAGACTCTTGCTGGTAGTACTGAAATAAGCATGGTGTCGTTGCAATTTTATACAAAATGAATCatatagtataaattaatttattacagtttcatcttaaaattaaaagaaaaacgtGCTTAAAATCACAAATCATCAACAAATTGacaaaaataatgaatttttaCCTGAGTGTTAGCTTCAGAAATAGAGCCACTACCTGAGGAATCTGAGGATGCTTTCTTGTACCTCTCAATTGTTGCTTTAACGCTGCATTCATTTATTCTTCTAATTTCAGCCCTctgattattttaaaaatttgttcaTGTATACATGCTTGTAACTACTTCAATGTGTGCATGACCAATTTTGATTAGGGATGGAGAATAATAGACTTTCGTACTGAAAAAATAGTATACTATGCTTTTCGGTACGGTACGATACCTTACTAGGTAACTATTCATGAACACTTTCCTACTAATCAACTGATAACGTGACATTGAAACTAAATCAAATAactgtaaaattgataaaataggaAAGGAGTTAGAAGTATTGTTAATACATAATGAGATTCATCTTGTTAAAGGTGAAACTTGTGTAAAATAAAAGGCCTAATTATTGTGGTTGATTCGGAATGAAAAGCATGCTACTATTTGAAATTAATAATGAGATTCATCTTGTTAAAGGTGAAACTTGTGTAAAATAAAAGGCCTAATTATTGTGGTTGATTCGGAATGAAAAGCATGCTACTATTTGAAATTAGgtatacactacaaaaaaaaatcggataagGACACTTTTGTGTGTTTAATTATACCACTACGCTTTATAAAATGTCTTTATTGTTAGTGTCCCAAATAAAATTAGGGGACACGATTAAAAACATCCTAAAAATCGaaagattaaaataatttgtCTTCAACTTAGGAATACTTTCTTTTATTGcctaaatttcaattttcaaacgCTAGTAATTGTGTCTTAATTTTTATGTCTAGAAAGGATAAGTTTTTTGCAGTGATATATCCATTATTATTTCATAAGACAAttgtgtaactttttttttatcaaatttaatGTTGTCTATTCAAGACGTCTAATTGACAAGATCTaatataatcaaattaaattcagCTGATAAAAAACACCAAAAGCTCCTGAATTTCTTAGTCTCTGCTACCTTAATATCCTCGAGCCAGTGATTGGCTGTCCATGCCAAGCTGGAAAAATATCGCAGCATGATTGGCCCAAATTTCTAGGTCTCAAACTAGGCAGTAATTCCCCCATCTTTCACCACGGTTAATACTATTAACCCATCACCCCTTTCCATTCACCAACGGTTAATCCTATTAACCCTCACCTTTTTCAACCGTCAATTTTGTAAAATCCAAAAACCTCAGAATCTCAGAACTCTCCCATTGGTTGGGCAACGCCCGTACTTCCCTCTGCTCTGAACCCTGACTCTCTCTCTTAAAGAAACTTAAATTTTGAAGAAAGATTATATTTTTAAGAGAAATTGAAAATTGGTTTCCGGAAATGGAAACTTGTGAGATGCTGCGGAATTAAAGATGCTATAATgagatgacaaaaaaaaatgaagggaGTTTTCATTGGTTTTGAATTCGCTTTCTCCACTGAATACCTTCTTGTTTTAGCTTTCAAGAACTTTAATGCTTTCTGAAAGCATCAAGATGacttgacacacacacacacacaaaaattggattttgagaTTTTCCAAGAAACACACAATTGCTTCTGATTTCTGTGTGTGTGAGATTTTGATAAGATGTAATGATGGATTGTGAAATTGAATCGTGATTAACTAGTCTTTGGAAatcaaagaaaaaggaaaaaaatgtcACTTTTTATGAGAgtgcaagaaataaaaattgaatcttgattGATGGGCTCTgaggatattttttttgtttttggaaGTAACGTAGATCTAAATGGGATGAAAAAGATCGAATTTTTATTTGGGTTTTGGGGATCTGAGATAggccagccctaaccctaattaGGGCAGCTTTTGGTGTAGTTGATTTGCAGAGGTGAAattttgagaaaatattttgaaatagaATGAGATCACTTTACTCCAATAAAcatcaagtaaaaaaaaaaggtaaTTAAGGTCTTCAATTTAGGGCAATTGACACCTTTCTTGCATAGCTCTTGATGCTGCTAAATGCAGACTAATCAGAGCTTTACTTGACTCTATGTGTGTgttcaagagagagagagaaaatttcaTTCAAAGAACTTTACTAACACATGAGAGAGGGAGAAGTGGGGAAGATGAGAATGTGACCATTTTCTTGGTTAGAAAAGCAAGAAGCTGCTGTTTTCTCCCATCATGGACACGAAAAAGAGAGATCTTTGCACTAACCAAAACATGGGCTAATTGGGATCATCACAAAAAGAGGAAACCCACATAAAGCCACAGTGAAAGTtgaaacaaaaacacaaaattgGGAAAATCAGAAAGCCATCCAAAATCCCTAATCTATCTCAAGCAAAAATCTTCACTGTAAAAGGCCTCATGTCCTTCATCTCACAATCCTTTCCTAATTTTCTCACACACTGTCTCAAAACAGACCAATCAACCCCCAATTACATTCAAACCACAACTATTTAGTACCCCTTTTAGATGTACAAAACTAAAACATCTCAAACAAAACCTTCTTGCCCTAGATCCTCCTATACTAAGATTTTCAAACAAGTTTAGTTTTCTCTCAAGATCCCTTTTTTAATGTTCAATATATAAAGATCAATCCATACCTGTTATTGGCATACTCATAGAGCCTCCCTCTGGTTGAGAAAACAATTAGTGCAACCTCAGCATCACAAAGCACAGACAATTCATAGGCCTTCTTGAGCAAACCATTTCTCCTCTTGCAGAAGGTAACCTGCCGATTTGTCGTGTTTTCGATACGCTTGATCTCGATCTTTCCCCTCCCAATCTTCCTCTCAGCTGACATCTCCCTTGATTGATCACTTTGTTGCTCCATTTCAGCTGCAAGATTAAAAAAACATCAGCATATTTATACATGAAACTTCCTTCTATATTTTTCACCCCTTTTTAACATTTTGCTTGAGGCCAAGATCAAGAATAAAGATAAAGATATCAAAGAACTGCATTTCACACAAAAGGGCATattaaagattcaatttttctcAAGCCCCATGATATTTTTTTGCAAGAATGGAAATTTGTACCTTAGTGGGGAGAGGgtattgagaaaaaaaaaggttgaatttttctgtgttttgagCTTTTGATTCTCACAAATGTGCAAGAGAGATGCAGAAAATGGTTGTTTCTACTAGCTGTTGTGTGTATGTATAAAACAAGAAAATGACCTTTGTTTTGATGATTAGTCCAGTTTGATGATATTTTGTGGTCTGCTTATACGCACTAGTAGATGGGTTAAATAAATGGTTATTAATAAATGGGTTAAATAAATGGTTATTATGATTTATTAATACTTCGTCCGTCCATAGAATTAGTCAAAATTTTTCATAACACATTACttagtaagagcatccgcaacggtggcacCGTAACCCgcgtccgtccgcgccgctAGCACGGACGtgtctcgccgccgctgc is part of the Salvia splendens isolate huo1 chromosome 22, SspV2, whole genome shotgun sequence genome and encodes:
- the LOC121787171 gene encoding floral homeotic protein AGAMOUS-like isoform X2, producing MEQQSDQSREMSAERKIGRGKIEIKRIENTTNRQVTFCKRRNGLLKKAYELSVLCDAEVALIVFSTRGRLYEYANNSVKATIERYKKASSDSSGSGSISEANTQYYQQESSKLRAQISNLQNNNRNMVGECLGALNLRELKNLETKVERAIGKIRSKKNELLFAEIEYMQKREIDLHQNNQYLRAKIAETERGQQHMNLMPGSSDQYHGLVQSQPFDYLQPSDDYHRQDQTSLQLV
- the LOC121787171 gene encoding floral homeotic protein AGAMOUS-like isoform X1: MEQQSDQSREMSAERKIGRGKIEIKRIENTTNRQVTFCKRRNGLLKKAYELSVLCDAEVALIVFSTRGRLYEYANNSVKATIERYKKASSDSSGSGSISEANTQYYQQESSKLRAQISNLQNNNRNMVGECLGALNLRELKNLETKVERAIGKIRSKKNELLFAEIEYMQKRQEIDLHQNNQYLRAKIAETERGQQHMNLMPGSSDQYHGLVQSQPFDYLQPSDDYHRQDQTSLQLV